The Trichomycterus rosablanca isolate fTriRos1 chromosome 22, fTriRos1.hap1, whole genome shotgun sequence genome has a window encoding:
- the LOC134300289 gene encoding toll-like receptor 13 — protein sequence MDLTDLNQLVNLQSLLLTNIDLSHQPGLGVIFHNLSSLEYLDLNFCWINSLEKDLTKDLKSLKILVLYIDGVFSMMESFVEPLKNLKYLIMRIPLLQCSCDNAWFTKWPKYQQNIQVHVWGISLEQIPCKGTEGTKRFYKYAHDNCFIDIEFLLFASTSLGLVFFMLVVLLHQLAGDYLLAFYHIARGWIEEAMMASRKGQYLYDVFVSYCGKDEQWLGKDIVENITDSLYRSRFTLCLVSHNYLRSNWCSLEMRLATYRLLVEHKDVLVLIFLEKIPNQLLNAHHRLARLVKTQTYINWPQDPALHNAFWDRLWAKLAPKNATQI from the exons ATGGACCTGACAGATTTGAACCAGCTTGTCAACCTGCAGAGTCTTCTACTAACTAACATAGATTTGTCTCATCAGCCTGGACTTGGTGTGATTTTCCACAACCTGTCTAGTCTGGAGTACCTGGATTTGAACTTCTGCTGGATTAATTCATTGGAGAAAGACTTAACTAAAGACCTGAAGTCACTGAAGATTCTGGTGCTTTACATTGATGGTGTGTTCAGTATGATGGAGAGCTTTGTGGAACctttgaaaaacctgaaatatcTCATCATGCGAATTCCACTCCTACAGTGTAGCTGTGATAATGCCTGGTTTACCAAATGGCccaaatatcaacaaaatattcAAGTGCATGTTTGGGGTATCTCACTGGAACAGATACCGTGTAAAGGTACAGAAGGAACTAAACGTTTCTACAAGTATGCTCACGACAACTGTTttattgacattgagtttctgCTTTTTGCCTCCACTTCTTTGGGACTGGTCTTCTTCATGCTGGTGGTCCTGCTCCATCAACTGGCCGGAGACTACCTGCTGGCTTTCTACCACATAGCTCGAGGCTGGATCGAGGAGGCCATGATGGCATCCAGAAAGGGGCAATATTTATATGATGTATTCGTTTCCTACTGTGGGAAGGATGAGCAGTGG CTAGGGAAGGACATTGTGGAGAACATCACTGACAGTCTATACAGAAGCCGATTCACACTTTGCCTGGTCAGCCACAATTACCTACGGAGTAACTGGTGCTCTCTGGAGATGCGTTTGGCCACTTACAGGTTGCTGGTTGAACACAAGGACGTCCTCGTCCTGATTTTCCTGGAAAAGATTCCTAATCAGCTGTTAAATGCACATCACAGACTGGCCCGTCTGGTGAAAACCCAGACCTACATAAACTGGCCACAAGACCCAGCGCTGCACAATGCATTCTGGGACAGGTTATGGGCAAAACTCGCACCTAAAAATGCAACACAGATTTAA
- the LOC134300288 gene encoding toll-like receptor 13, translating into MEKDLTKDLKSLKVLLLNIDGVFSIMESFVEPLKNLRYLIMENPLLQCSCDNAWFTKWAKYQQNIQVHVWGISLEQIPCKGTEGTKRFYKYAHDNCFIDIEFLLFASTSLGLVFFMLVVLLHQLAGDYLLAFYHIARGWIEEAMMASRKGQYLFDVFVSYCGKDEQWLGKDIVENITDSLYRSRFTLCLVSHNYLRSNWCSLEMRLATYRLLVEHKDVLVLIFLEKIPNQLLNAHHRLARLVKTQTYINWPQDPVLHNAFWDRLWAKLAPKNATQI; encoded by the exons ATGGAGAAAGACTTAACTAAAGACCTGAAGTCACTAAAGGTTCTGCTCTTAAACATTGATGGTGTGTTCAgtattatggagagctttgtggaACCCCTGAAGAACCTTAGATATCTTATCATGGAAAATCCACTCCTACAGTGTAGCTGTGATAATGCCTGGTTTACCAAATGGGccaaatatcaacaaaatatcCAAGTGCATGTTTGGGGTATCTCACTGGAGCAGATACCGTGTAAAGGTACAGAAGGAACTAAACGTTTCTACAAGTATGCTCACGACAACTGTTttattgacattgagtttctgCTTTTTGCCTCCACTTCTTTGGGACTGGTCTTCTTCATGCTGGTGGTCCTGCTCCATCAACTGGCCGGAGACTACCTGCTGGCTTTCTACCACATAGCTCGAGGCTGGATCGAGGAGGCCATGATGGCATCCAGAAAGGGGCaatatttatttgatgtatttgtgtCCTACTGTGGGAAGGATGAGCAGTGG CTAGGGAAGGACATTGTGGAGAACATCACTGACAGTCTATACAGAAGCCGATTCACGCTTTGCCTGGTAAGCCACAATTACCTACGAAGTAACTGGTGCTCTCTGGAGATGCGTTTGGCCACTTACAGGTTGCTGGTTGAACACAAAGACGTCCTCGTCCTGATTTTCCTGGAAAAGATTCCTAATCAGCTGTTAAATGCACATCACAGACTGGCCCGTCTGGTGAAAACCCAGACCTACATAAACTGGCCACAAGACCCAGTGCTGCACAATGCATTCTGGGACAGGTTATGGGCAAAACTCGCACCTAAAAATGCAACACAGATTTAA
- the dcaf7 gene encoding DDB1- and CUL4-associated factor 7, protein MSLHGKRKEIYKYEAPWTVYAMNWSVRPDKRFRLALGSFVEEYNNKVQLVGLDEESSEFVCRNTFDHPYPTTKIMWIPDTKGVYPDLLATSGDYLRIWRVNDTETRLECLLNNNKNSDFCAPLTSFDWNEVDPNLLGTSSIDTTCTIWGLETGQVLGRVNLVSGHVKTQLIAHDKEVYDIAFSRAGGGRDMFASVGADGSVRMFDLRHLEHSTIIYEDPQHHPLLRLCWNKQDPNYLATMAMDGMEVVILDVRVPCTPVARLNNHRACVNGIAWAPHSSCHICTAADDHQALIWDIQQMPRAIEDPILAYTAEGEINNVQWASTQPDWIAICYNNCLEILRV, encoded by the exons ATGTCTCTGCACGGTAAAAGGAAAGAGATTTATAAATACGAGGCACCATGGACGGTGTACGCCATGAACTGGAGCGTCCGGCCTGATAAACGCTTTCGCCTCGCACTCGGCAGCTTCGTGGAGGAATATAACAACAAG GTGCAGCTGGTGGGTCTGGATGAAGAGAGCAGTGAGTTTGTGTGCAGAAACACTTTTGATCATCCCTACCCCACCACCAAGATCATGTGGATTCCTGACACTAAGGGCGTCTACCCGGACCTGCTGGCCACCAGCGGAGATTACCTGCGTATCTGGAGG GTAAACGACACAGAGACTCGACTCGAGTGCCTTCTGAACAACAACAAGAACTCAGACTTCTGCGCCCCTCTGACCTCTTTCGACTGGAACGAGGTTGACCCCAACCTTCTTG GTACATCCAGTATTGACACTACCTGTACTATCTGGGGTTTGGAGACTGGGCAGGTTCTAGGGAGAGTCAACCTGGTGTCAGGCCATGTCAAGACCCAGCTCATTGCCCACGACAAAGAG gTGTATGACATCGCGTTCAGCCGTGCTGGTGGCGGGCGTGACATGTTTGCGTCTGTAGGAGCGGATGGCTCAGTGCGCATGTTTGATCTTCGTCACCTGGAGCACAGCACCATCATTTACGAGGATCCTCAGCATCACCCGCTGCTTCGCCTCTGCTGGAACAAACAGGACCCCAATTACCTGGCTACCATGGCTATGGACGGCATGGAG gtGGTGATTCTGGATGTGCGTGTGCCCTGCACGCCTGTGGCTCGGCTCAACAATCACCGTGCGTGTGTGAACGGCATCGCCTGGGCACCTCACTCCTCCTGCCACATCTGTACTGCAG CGGACGATCATCAGGCTCTGATCTGGGACATCCAACAGATGCCCCGTGCCATCGAGGACCCCATCCTGGCCTACACCGCAGAGGGAGAGATCAACAATGTGCAGTGGGCGTCCACTCAGCCCGACTGGATCGCCATCTGCTACAACAACTGCTTGGAGATTTTGCGCGTTTAA
- the ccdc47 gene encoding PAT complex subunit CCDC47, with product MRSRLFLLPALLLLLALPNTRGRYNDEFDDGEDLAEFDDNDFAEFEDVGEDPAIETDNEPPPRPAPSSTPVEEDDEDEATVENEDGQDEFEDADTQDQDMYSKYDNEEFEGYEKTNPTFKDTLIYREIPAHLQNSWESYYMEILMVTGLLAYIMNYIIGKNKNSRLAHAWFNSHRELLESNFALVGDDGTSKEGTSTGKLNQENEHIYNLWCSGRVCCEGMLIQLKFLKRQDLLNVLARMMRPVCDQVQIKVTLNDEDMDTFVFAVGNRKAMARLQKEMQDLSEFCGDKPKSGAKYGLPDSLTILTEMGEVTDGLMDSKMVHYIVNHADKIESIHFSDQFSGPKVMQEEGQPLKLPDTKKTLMFTFNVPGMGNPSPKDMDGLLPLMNMVIYSIDKVKKLRLNREGKQKSEKNRARVEENFLKQTHAQRQEAAQTRREEKKRAEKERIMNEEDPERQRRLEEVAQRREQKKMEKKQMKMKQIKVKAM from the exons ATGAGGAGCCGTCTCTTTCTGCTGCCTgccctgctgctgctgcttgccCTGCCCAATACCCGAGGGCGCTACAACGATGAATTTGATGACGGCGAGGATCTGGCCGAGTTTGACGACAACGACTTTGCTGAGTTCGAGGATGTCGGGGAGGATCCAGCCATCGAGACGGATAACGAGCCTCCACCCAGACCGGCGCCCTCGTCCACTCCGGTAGAggaggatgatgaggatgaaGCTACAGTGGAGAACGAGGACGGGCAGGACGAGTTTGAAGATGCCGATACGCAG GATCAGGACATGTACAGCAAATATGACAACGAGGAGTTTGAGGGCTATGAGAAGACCAACCCAACCTTTAAGGACACACTGATCTATAGAGAG ATCCCAGCACACTTGCAGAACAGTTGGGAAAGCTACTACATGGAGATCCTCATGGTCACCGGCCTCCTGGCTTACATCATGAACTACATCATTGGCAAGAACAAGAACAGCAGGCTGGCTCACGCCTGGTTCAACTCTCACAGAGAGCTGCTGGAGAGCAACTTCGCTCTTGTCG GTGACGACGGTACGAGTAAAGAGGGCACCAGCACGGGGAAGCTGAACCAGGAGAACGAGCACATCTACAACCTGTGGTGCTCAGGACGGGTTTGCTGTGAGGGCATGCTTATTCAGCTCAAG TTTCTCAAAAGGCAGGATCTGCTGAATGTGCTGGCCAGGATGATGAGGCCTGTCTGCGATCAAGTG CAAATAAAAGTAACTCTGAATGACGAGGACATGGACACGTTTGTGTTTGCAGTGGGAAACCGGAAGGCCATGGCACGGCTTCAGAAGGAGATGCAGGACCTG AGCGAGTTCTGCGGGGACAAGCCCAAGTCGGGGGCTAAGTATGGACTCCCTGACTCTCTGACCATCCTAACCGAGATGGGCGAGGTCacggatggattgatggacagCAAG ATGGTGCATTACATCGTCAACCACGCCGACAAGATCGAGTCCATCCATTTTTCGGATCAATTTTCTGGTCCAAAAGTTATGCAAGA GGAGGGGCAGCCCTTAAAGCTTCCTGACACCAAGAAAACGCTGATGTTTACATTTAACG tgcctGGGATGGGAAACCCTTCTCCCAAAGACATGGACGGTTTGCTGCCGCTGATGAATATGGTCATCTACAGCATCGACAAAGTCAAGAAACTGCGCCTCAACAGagag gggaaACAGAAGTCTGAAAAGAACCGTGCCCGTGTGGAGGAGAACTTCCTGAAGCAGACTCACGCTCAGAGGCAAGAAGCGGCGCAGACACGCCGAGAGGAGAAGAAGAGAGCCGAGAAGGAGAGGATCATGAACGAGGAGGATCCCGAGAGACAGCGCCGCCTAGAG GAGGTGGCCCAACGTCGGGAGCAGAAGAAGATGGAGAAGAAGCAAATGAAGATGAAACAAATTAAAGTGAaagccatgtaa